In Gadus morhua chromosome 2, gadMor3.0, whole genome shotgun sequence, a single window of DNA contains:
- the natd1 gene encoding protein NATD1, producing MAHGSQLNVLEINNSPINVEHDKKRRQFVIRLNGSHDRAVLLYEYVGKKTVDLQHTEVPDAYRGRGIAKHLAKAAMDFVVEEDLKAHLTCWYIQKYVKENPQPRYFEHIYQ from the exons ATGGCACATGGATCACAATTAAATGTCCTCGAAATCAACAACTCTCCAATCAACGTTGAGCACGATAAGAAAAGACGCCAGTTTGTGATCAGACTGAATG GGTCCCACGACCGCGCCGTGCTGCTGTACGAGTACGTGGGGAAGAAGACGGTGGACCTGCAGCACACGGAGGTCCCCGACGCGTACCGAGGCCGCGGCATCGCCAAGCACCTGGCGAAG GCCGCCATGGACttcgtggtggaggaggacctgAAGGCTCACCTGACCTGCTGGTACATCCAGAAGTACGTCAAGGAGAACCCACAGCCACGCTACTTTGAGCACATCTACCAgtga